One window of the Macrobrachium nipponense isolate FS-2020 chromosome 22, ASM1510439v2, whole genome shotgun sequence genome contains the following:
- the LOC135198412 gene encoding uncharacterized protein LOC135198412 — protein MNSMKSLLICVVIGFAAADNRPPSNGYAPPPSNSYGPPRNGYGIDPAIAALAENIPGGGVPGEDYPILASVPQTGFSCDAQNVQGYYADTARDAGCQVFHICQDRPSGRRQQDSFLCPNGTIFNQQYLVCDWWFNFDCADAESFYSVNELIGVVAYDPYGRQSSNGYGAPPAPSGAYGAPL, from the exons ATGAATTCCATGAAAAGCCTTCTTATCTGTG TTGTCATCGGCTTTGCGGCAGCTGACAACCGCCCTCCAAGCAATGGCTACGCCCCTCCCCCTAGCAATTCCTACGGACCACCTAGAAACGGATACGGAATAGACCCTGCCATAGCCGCTTTGGCCGAAAATATCCCTGGAGGCGGCGTTCCCGGTGAAGACTATCCTATCTTGGCCTCTGTCCCACAAACCGGCTTCTCCTGCGACGCCCAAAACGTACAGGGCTACTACGCCGACACCGCCCGTGATGCTGGCTGCCAGGTCTTCCACATCTGCCAGGACAGGCCCAGTGGACGCCGTCAGCAGGACTCCTTCCTCTGCCCCAACGGCACCATCTTCAACCAACAGTACCTGGTCTGCGACTGGTGGTTTAACTTCGACTGCGCTGATGCCGAATCCTTCTACTCAGTCAACGAACTCATAGGAGTCGTTGCTTACGATCCTTACGGAAGGCAGAGCAGCAATGGCTATGGGGCACCACCAGCTCCTTCCGGGGCATATGGGGCCCCTCTTTAA
- the LOC135198413 gene encoding uncharacterized protein LOC135198413 has product MRSLLFCVIISFAAADNRPPSNGYAPPPSNSYGPPRNGYGVDPAIAALAENIPGGGVPGEDYPILASVPQTGFDCNAQNVPGYYADTDPEAGCQVFHICQDRPNGRRQQDSFLCPNGTIFNQQYLVCDWWFNFDCADAESFYSVNEQIGVVPYGYGPPKTPSPGHMELLSNGFCYLRSLSLSRQVEIQLLPLP; this is encoded by the exons ATGAGAAGTCTACTTTTCTGTG TTATCATCAGCTTTGCGGCAGCTGACAACCGCCCTCCAAGCAATGGCTACGCCCCTCCCCCTAGCAATTCCTACGGACCACCTAGAAACGGATACGGAGTAGATCCGGCCATCGCTGCTTTGGCTGAAAATATCCCTGGAGGCGGAGTCCCTGGAGAGGACTATCCCATCTTGGCCTCTGTCCCACAAACCGGATTCGACTGCAACGCCCAGAATGTCCCTGGATATTATGCTGACACTGACCCCGAGGCTGGCTGCCAGGTCTTTCACATCTGCCAGGACAGGCCCAATGGCCGCCGTCAGCAGGACTCCTTCCTCTGCCCCAACGGCACCATCTTCAACCAACAGTACCTCGTCTGTGACTGGTGGTTCAACTTCGACTGCGCTGACGCCGAATCCTTCTACTCAGTCAACGAACAGATCGGAGTTGTTCCTTATGGTTATGGGCCACCAAAAACTCCTTCGCCGGGGCATATGGAGCTCCTCTCTAATGGCTTCTGTTACCTGAGGTCTCTTAGCCTTTCCCGACAAGTGGAAATTCAACTGTTACCCTTACCATGA
- the LOC135198304 gene encoding pro-resilin-like, producing the protein MMKGLILCETPSSNSYAPPSNSYGPPSNSYGPPSNGYGVDPAIAALAENIPGGGVPGEDYPILASVPDTGFDCNAQNVQGYYADTAREAGCQAFHICQDRPNGRRQQDSFLCPNGTIFNQQYLVCDWWFNFDCADAESFYSVNELIGVVPTTGYGYGPNGNGNGNGARAPASAYGAPSSPSDSYGAPF; encoded by the exons ATGATGAAGGGACTGATCCTCTGTG AAACGCCCTCCAGCAATAGCTACGCCCCTCCAAGCAATAGCTACGGCCCTCCAAGCAATTCCTACGGACCACCTAGCAATGGCTACGGCGTAGATCCCGCCATCGCTGCCCTGGCTGAGAACATCCCTGGAGGTGGTGTCCCTGGAGAGGACTACCCAATCCTGGCTTCCGTCCCTGACACCGGATTCGACTGCAACGCCCAAAACGTCCAGGGCTACTACGCCGACACCGCCCGTGAAGCTGGCTGCCAGGCCTTCCACATCTGCCAGGACAGGCCCAATGGACGCCGTCAGCAGGACTCCTTCCTCTGCCCCAACGGCACCATCTTCAACCAACAGTACCTCGTCTGCGACTGGTGGTTCAACTTCGACTGCGCTGACGCCGAATCCTTCTACTCTGTCAACGAACTCATCGGGGTCGTTCCTACTACCGGATACGGTTATGGCCCTAATGGCAACGGAAACGGCAACGGAGCCAGGGCTCCAGCAAGTGCCTACGGCGCTCCATCGTCTCCCTCCGATTCATACGGAGCACCCTTTTAA
- the LOC135198741 gene encoding pro-resilin-like yields MKVLLLSALLAIAIADKLPPSTYGAPNGGFTNGFGGSNGAPNGNGFGGNGNGFGSNGNGFGNGAPSNGYAPPSNSYGPPRNGYGVDPAIAALAENIPGGGVPGEDYPILASVPDTGFDCNAQNVPGYYADTDAEAGCQVFHICQDRPNGRRQQDSFLCPNGTIFNQQYLVCDWWFNFDCADAESFYSVNELIGVVPNAGYGYGPNGNGNGNGRNGNGAGISNGYGAPSAPSDSYGAPF; encoded by the exons ATGAAGGTTCTCTTGCTCAGTG CACTCTTGGCCATTGCCATCGCCGACAAGTTACCGCCAAGCACCTACGGTGCCCCTAACGGCGGATTTACCAATGGATTTGGAGGTTCCAATGGGGCCCCTAATGGCAATGGTTTTGGAGGCAACGGGAACGGCTTTGGAAGCAATGGAAACGGTTTCGGAAACGGGGCTCCCTCAAATGGCTATGCTCCTCCAAGCAATTCCTACGGACCACCCAGGAACGGATATGGAGTAGACCCTGCTATTGCTGCTTTGGCTGAGAACATCCCAGGAGGTGGTGTCCCTGGAGAGGACTACCCAATCTTGGCCTCTGTCCCTGATACCGGATTCGACTGCAACGCCCAGAATGTTCCTGGATATTACGCCGACACTGATGCTGAAGCTGGCTGCCAAGTCTTCCACATCTGCCAGGACAGGCCCAATGGCCGCCGTCAGCAGGACTCCTTCCTCTGCCCCAACGGCACCATCTTCAACCAACAGTACCTCGTCTGTGACTGGTGGTTCAACTTCGACTGCGCTGACGCCGAATCCTTCTACTCAGTCAACGAACTCATTGGAGTTGTCCCTAATGCCGGATACGGTTATGGACCTAATGGCAACGGAAACGGCAATGGCAGAAATGGAAACGGTGCCGGGATCAGCAATGGCTACGGAGCACCATCAGCCCCATCTGATTCTTATGGCGCTCCTTTCTAA
- the LOC135198736 gene encoding pro-resilin-like, which produces MKFFLLCALLGMAIGDSPPSSSYGAPNGNGFGGANGNGFGGANGAPSNGYSAPNGNGNGNGNGFGGSNGAPSNGYSAPNGNGNGNGNGFGGSNGAPSNGYTAPNGNGNGRRNNGNGFGNGGPSNGYAPPSNSYGPPRNGYGVDPAIAALAENIPGGGVPGEDYPILASVPDTGFDCNAQNVPGYYADTDAEAGCQAFHICQDRPNGRRQQDSFLCPNGTIFNQQYLVCDWWFNFDCADAESFYSVNEQIGVVPNAGYGYGPSANGNGNGNGNGNGRRNGNGNNGYGSNGNGAPAAPSDSYGAPF; this is translated from the exons ATGAAGTTCTTCTTGTTGTGCG CCCTTTTGGGCATGGCCATCGGCGACAGTCCCCCATCAAGCAGCTATGGAGCACCAAATGGAAACGGCTTTGGAGGTGCCAATGGCAATGGCTTTGGAGGAGCCAACGGTGCTCCCAGCAATGGCTACAGCGCCCCGAATGGTAACGGCAACGGCAACGGCAACGGCTTTGGAGGTTCCAACGGTGCCCCTAGCAATGGCTACAGCGCCCCAAATGGTAACGGTAACGGCAACGGCAACGGCTTTGGAGGTTCAAACGGCGCCCCAAGCAATGGCTACACCGCCCCTAATGGCAATGGAAATGGTCGTAGAAACAATGGAAATGGTTTTGGAAACGGCGGTCCCTCAAATGGCTATGCTCCTCCAAGCAATTCCTACGGCCCACCAAGGAACGGATATGGAGTAGACCCTGCTATTGCTGCTTTGGCTGAGAACATCCCAGGAGGTGGTGTCCCTGGAGAAGACTACCCTATCTTGGCCTCTGTCCCTGATACCGGATTCGACTGCAATGCCCAGAATGTCCCTGGATATTATGCCGACACTGATGCTGAGGCTGGCTGCCAGGCCTTCCACATCTGCCAGGACAGGCCAAATGGCCGCCGCCAGCAGGACTCCTTCCTCTGCCCCAACGGCACCATCTTCAACCAACAGTACCTCGTCTGCGACTGGTGGTTCAACTTCGACTGCGCTGACGCCGAATCCTTCTACTCCGTCAACGAACAAATCGGAGTTGTCCCTAATGCCGGATACGGTTATGGACCTAGTgctaatggaaatggaaatggcaaTGGCAATGGCAACGGCAGGAGAAACGGAAATGGAAACAACGGCTACGGCTCAAACGGCAACGGTGCTCCCGCTGCTCCATCTGACTCCTACGGAGCACCTTTCTAA